The nucleotide window ATGGCCCCGATGCTCTTGGCAAGCCACGTTTTCCCACTCCCCGGCGGGCCGGAAATCAAGGCGGATTGGGTGCTTCCGGACAGGAGGCCATTGGTGATCTTATGGATTTCATCTGTCAGCCCCATGGCATCCCATATCTGCGGGCTTGGCTCATATTCATTCATCCATAATTCCTAGTTATCGTTCATTGATTTAAAACGGCAGTCAGGTTCCACACTGTGCAGCATCTTTTTTGATACTGTTCATGTGGTAACTTTATGTATCTTGTCAGACAAGGACGCATCCGTCTATAGAACCCACAAATCCGCCGAGTCCACCTTGCGGCAATACTTATAAAAATAGCTGCTAACCCTTGCTACACAAGCGCTAGCAGCTATCAAAATAGAAGCTGATGTAGTGGGGCTATCCAAGTCCCAGTCAGGGACGGAACAGGCCCGTCTTCAGGGAACCTCTCAAAACCCATCCGATCTCTTCCTGACCCGAGAAGCCTGACCCGCCCCTTGCCATGATCACACCCCGCAGCGCGCTGAAGTTTGACCTGTTCGCCGAGGCCTCGCGCCAGCACAAGAGGGACGAGGTGGGCGATCCGCTGCAGGTGATCGCGCGGCACATCGACTTCGGAGCCCTGGCCGGGCTGGTGGATGCCTTGATCGAGCGTGGCGATGGCCGCCGGGGTGGCCGGCCGGCCTATCCCACCGAGGTGATGGTGCGCATCCTGGTCTTGAAGCGGCTGTACAACCTGTCCGATGAGCAGATGGAGTACCAGTTGCTGGATCGGGCGAGCTACCAGCGCTTTTGCCTGCTGCAGGATGCGATGAACGTGCCGGACCGCAACACGATCTGGCGCTTCGGCGAGCGGCTGGGCGTGGATGGGGCCACGGTGCTGTTCCAGGGAGTGGATGCGCAACTGCACCGCCATGGCTACATGGCCCGGGGCGGACAAGCCATCGATGCGACGCTGGTGCCCGCGCCGCGCCAGCGCCTGGACAGGCCGGAGCGCGAGGCCCTGGCCGAAGGCAGAACGCCCGATTGGAGTGAGGCCGAGCGCCGGCAAAGGGATGTGGATGCCACACACACGAAAAAGCACGGCAAGAGCTACTTCGGCTACAAGCTCAGCGTGAGCGTGGACCTCAAGCACGGCTTCATCCGCCGCATCGCCACGGGCACGGCCAGCGAGCACGACGGACACCACTTCGACGAGGTGCTGGACATGCACAACACCGGGCGCAGCGTGCACACGGACAAGGCCTACGCGAGCCGGCAGCGCCGGCAGATGCTGCAAGTGCTGGGCTTCGTGGACGCGATGCAGCGCCGGGCCCAGCCGGGCCAGCCCCTGAGCGAGTGCCAGAAGCGGCGCAACCAGCGCATTGCCAGCAAGCGTGCCCGGGTCGAACATGCGTTTGCCGGCATCCGGCACCTGGGCGGCAAGTTCGTACGCACGATCGGGCAGGCGCGGGCCACGGTGGCGATGACGATGATGGCTGCCTGCTACAACATGAAGCGCCTGGCCTCGTTCCTTGAGCGAGGCGTGGATGCGTTCTTCAAACCGGCGACCACCAAGGCACAGGTGCGCCTGCAAACGGCGAAAGCCTGAGCCATCGGGGCTGCAAGGCCCCTCAATGCACGAGGTGCAGACCGCCGTAAGGCCTCATCGCGCATTCAAAACGGCTGGCGTCCAATCGTGCCTATTCGGATCCGTCAATCATGGGGTTGTGAGAGGTTCCCTTCAGGCTCGCCTGCGCACCACCCCCAGGCGGAACAAGCCCAACAAGCCCGCCAGCAACATCAGCGCCCACTGGTTCAGCGTAGGAATCGCGTTCGCCCCGCCCGGTCCAAAGCCTGGCCCGCCAGGGTCTTGGATCACGCTCGGCGTCAAATCGGTGTCGCCCGCGCCGTTGTCCACCAACCGCAACGTGACGGTGTTGCCGCTGATCTGTGCGCGCGGGTACACATACCAGCCCGTGGCAGGGCTGTATTTGTAATAGGCCATGCCCTGCACACTTTGCGGGTAGGTCAGCACCACCGTGGCCTCGCTGCCCGCCGTGCCATTCACCAGCCGCAGGCTGACCACGCCGTGCGGCAGGGTCACGCCTGCGGGTAATGCGGGCGCGTTCAGGCTGGCAACGGTTTGCGTGCCCGCCTGGGCAAGCTGCCAGCCGTTGGTGGGCTGGGCGGCTAGCGTCAGGGGCAGGCCTTGGTGTGGACCTTCGGGCAGGGTCAAGTTCGCCGGTGCTGGCAAGGGCGCAAATGTGGCGCTGACCGTGCAGTTCGCCGTGACGGGGCCAGAAGTAAAGGTGTTGCCCGCCAAGCTGCCGCCGCAGCCCGTCACCGTATCCACTTCATGCGTCCCGGCGGGCGTAACGGTGAACGCGGGCGTGGCGTGGTAAGCCACGGTTTGCGCCGTGCTGGGGCTGATGCTGCCGCCTGCGCCTGCGCCTGCGCTGGGGGTGACGGTATACCCGCGTGGAGCCTGGCAGGTGGCTGTGGTGCTGGCGGCACACGTCCAGCCCCAGGTGCTGGTGCCGCTGGTGATGCCGCTGGGCGTGCCTGCGGCGCACAGGTTGGCTGCCGGGGCTGGGTCAGCAACGGGGCGGCGGCGGGGTTGTGCGCGCTGCCGCAGACGCCCGCCAGCGGCGCAGGCAGGGGCGCAAAAGTAGCGCTGACCGTGCAGTTAGCCGTGTTTCTTCGGCGCGATTTGCGGCGCGCGCGGGCCGATTACTTCGCTAACACATGGAAATACTCAATGGACGATCTTACGCTGTCGGGTGTAAAAAAATATGGACAACCTGGGCCTTTCACAGGCATCTGCACGGCGGAAGGTGTGCACGGCGCAAGCTGCGAACCTGCGATGGCAGGCCGCCGAGCACCACGGCGCATATGCTTTGCGTGGGCATTCGCGGCCAAGGCCGCTCCTACGGCGGCGGGGCATGCGGGGGTTGCGGCTTGCCTTGTGGGGGCGGCGGCCTTGGCCGCAAACTCTGCCTTGACCGCTGCGGAGAATGGGGCGCTGAAATGGCTTCCAGCCGTTGCCTGGCAAGCGCTGGCAGCTATGTTTTTTGAAGAGCCACGAAAAAAAACGGCCCCTGCGGTAATCCGCCGGGGCCGTTTTCCTTGATTCGCCAGGGATGCGACAAACCGTCAGGGCGCGCGGAATACCTCGTCCAGCGTGCTGGCATCCAGGATGTTGTCGGCCCATTGCTCCAGTTCGGCCAAACTGGCCTGCCGTACCCGCTGCGTCATGAGCGCCCCCAGGGGGCCGAAGCGGCGCGTGAACAAGCGCAGCAGGACGGTGGCTTCGCCTTCCTGGCGGCCTTCCTGGCGGCCTTGGCTCCACATGCGTTGGCTCAATGTCGTCATGGTCTTGTCCTCTTGCGGATGGTCCAGGATCAGGTTCTTGAAGTTCTGGTCGTGGCTGGGTATGTCGGGCATGGCGGCATGGCGGCATGGCGGCATGGCGGCATGGCGGCATGGCGGCATGGCGGCATTGTCAGGCAATT belongs to Acidovorax sp. YS12 and includes:
- a CDS encoding IS5 family transposase — translated: MTPRSALKFDLFAEASRQHKRDEVGDPLQVIARHIDFGALAGLVDALIERGDGRRGGRPAYPTEVMVRILVLKRLYNLSDEQMEYQLLDRASYQRFCLLQDAMNVPDRNTIWRFGERLGVDGATVLFQGVDAQLHRHGYMARGGQAIDATLVPAPRQRLDRPEREALAEGRTPDWSEAERRQRDVDATHTKKHGKSYFGYKLSVSVDLKHGFIRRIATGTASEHDGHHFDEVLDMHNTGRSVHTDKAYASRQRRQMLQVLGFVDAMQRRAQPGQPLSECQKRRNQRIASKRARVEHAFAGIRHLGGKFVRTIGQARATVAMTMMAACYNMKRLASFLERGVDAFFKPATTKAQVRLQTAKA
- a CDS encoding DUF4351 domain-containing protein; protein product: MTTLSQRMWSQGRQEGRQEGEATVLLRLFTRRFGPLGALMTQRVRQASLAELEQWADNILDASTLDEVFRAP
- a CDS encoding IPTL-CTERM sorting domain-containing protein — protein: MAYHATPAFTVTPAGTHEVDTVTGCGGSLAGNTFTSGPVTANCTVSATFAPLPAPANLTLPEGPHQGLPLTLAAQPTNGWQLAQAGTQTVASLNAPALPAGVTLPHGVVSLRLVNGTAGSEATVVLTYPQSVQGMAYYKYSPATGWYVYPRAQISGNTVTLRLVDNGAGDTDLTPSVIQDPGGPGFGPGGANAIPTLNQWALMLLAGLLGLFRLGVVRRRA